A genomic region of Noviherbaspirillum sp. L7-7A contains the following coding sequences:
- the coaE gene encoding dephospho-CoA kinase (Dephospho-CoA kinase (CoaE) performs the final step in coenzyme A biosynthesis.), with amino-acid sequence MIDSPFSIGLTGGIGSGKSLVADMFAALGASLIDTDQIAHQLTAPGGLAMPAILEQFGAEFIAKNGAMDRARMRAEVFSDPLAKKRLEAILHPLIRTETERAASEASGIYRIFVVPLLVESGKWKERVSRVLVVDCPESLQLARVMARNNLPEDQVRAIMAAQAAREERLAAADDVIVNDADIAALTPQVERLHALYSRIARGEPLPDAGQMQ; translated from the coding sequence ATCATCGATTCCCCGTTTTCGATCGGCCTGACGGGCGGCATAGGCAGCGGCAAGAGCCTGGTGGCCGACATGTTCGCCGCGCTCGGCGCCTCCCTGATCGACACTGACCAGATCGCGCACCAGCTCACCGCGCCGGGCGGCCTGGCCATGCCGGCCATTCTCGAGCAGTTCGGCGCTGAATTCATTGCCAAGAACGGCGCGATGGACCGGGCCCGCATGCGGGCCGAAGTCTTTTCCGATCCGCTCGCCAAGAAACGGCTGGAAGCCATCCTGCATCCCCTGATCCGCACCGAGACAGAACGCGCCGCCAGCGAGGCAAGCGGAATTTACCGGATCTTTGTCGTGCCTTTGCTGGTCGAATCCGGCAAATGGAAGGAGCGGGTATCGCGGGTGCTGGTGGTGGACTGTCCGGAAAGCCTGCAACTGGCGCGCGTGATGGCCCGCAACAATCTGCCCGAGGACCAGGTCCGCGCCATCATGGCGGCGCAGGCGGCACGCGAAGAAAGGCTGGCGGCGGCCGACGATGTGATCGTCAACGACGCCGACATTGCCGCGCTGACGCCGCAGGTCGAACGCCTGCATGCGCTCTACAGCCGCATCGCGCGTGGAGAACCGCTGCCGGACGCCGGGCAAATGCAATAA
- a CDS encoding gluconokinase translates to MGVSGCGKSEIGQRLADRLGTAYVEGDAFHPAANVAKMSAGTPLDDDDRAGWLAVLRDRIAGARSEGVGLVLSCSSLKRHYRDLLRSGDPDLTFIHLHGERALISARMQARPGHFMPPALLDSQLRDLEPLQADERGFQVDIRLAPEELISQIAQQCGADAQATPENQKETK, encoded by the coding sequence ATGGGCGTCAGCGGTTGCGGCAAGAGCGAGATCGGGCAGCGGCTGGCGGATCGCCTCGGCACTGCCTACGTCGAAGGCGATGCCTTCCACCCGGCCGCCAACGTGGCCAAGATGAGCGCCGGCACGCCGCTCGACGACGATGACCGCGCCGGCTGGCTTGCGGTGCTGCGCGACAGGATCGCCGGGGCGCGCAGCGAGGGCGTCGGCCTGGTGCTGTCCTGCTCATCCCTGAAGCGCCATTACCGCGACCTGCTGCGCAGCGGCGACCCCGACCTGACCTTCATCCACCTGCACGGCGAGCGCGCCCTGATTTCAGCGCGCATGCAGGCGCGGCCCGGCCACTTCATGCCGCCGGCGCTTCTCGACAGCCAGTTGCGCGACCTCGAGCCGCTACAGGCCGACGAGCGCGGCTTCCAGGTCGATATCCGCCTTGCGCCGGAAGAACTGATTTCGCAGATCGCGCAGCAATGCGGCGCGGATGCACAGGCAACCCCAGAAAATCAAAAGGAGACGAAATGA
- a CDS encoding A24 family peptidase — protein MNDAATLGALNGTLLFAGPGNLLPAIVAGILGLLIGSFLNVVIHRMPKMMQRESDNYVAQESGQPLPHMERYDLVLPRSACPHCGHQITALENIPVLSYLALGGKCSQCKAPISIRYPLVEALTGALSACMIWHFGSGAAGMASLAFLWLLIAMTFIDADTKLLPDDLTLPLMWLGLLINLNGAFVPLREAVIGAAAGYLSLWSVYWLFKLATGKEGMGYGDFKLLAALGAWMGWTMLPLIILLSSIVGAVVGICLIAFTKRGRDNPIPFGPYLAAAGLIALIWGKMLVQSYLGFPL, from the coding sequence ATGAACGACGCGGCAACCCTAGGCGCACTCAACGGCACACTGTTATTTGCGGGTCCCGGCAATTTGCTTCCGGCCATCGTGGCCGGCATTCTCGGCCTGCTGATCGGCAGCTTCCTCAACGTGGTGATACACCGCATGCCGAAGATGATGCAGCGCGAGTCGGACAACTATGTCGCCCAGGAAAGCGGCCAGCCGCTGCCGCACATGGAGCGCTATGACCTGGTGCTGCCGCGCTCCGCCTGCCCGCACTGCGGCCACCAGATCACGGCGCTGGAAAACATCCCGGTGCTGAGCTACCTGGCGCTGGGCGGCAAGTGCAGCCAGTGCAAGGCGCCGATTTCCATCCGTTATCCGCTGGTGGAAGCGCTGACCGGCGCGCTGTCGGCCTGCATGATCTGGCATTTCGGCAGCGGCGCAGCCGGGATGGCCTCGCTGGCCTTCCTCTGGCTGCTCATCGCCATGACCTTCATCGATGCCGACACCAAGCTGCTGCCGGACGACCTGACCCTGCCTCTGATGTGGCTGGGCCTGCTGATCAACCTCAACGGCGCCTTCGTGCCGCTGCGCGAGGCCGTGATCGGCGCCGCCGCCGGCTATCTGTCGCTGTGGTCGGTGTACTGGCTGTTCAAGCTGGCCACAGGCAAGGAAGGCATGGGCTATGGCGACTTCAAGCTGCTGGCGGCGCTGGGCGCCTGGATGGGCTGGACCATGCTGCCGCTGATCATCCTGCTCTCGTCCATCGTCGGCGCGGTGGTCGGCATCTGCCTGATCGCCTTCACCAAGCGCGGCCGCGACAACCCGATTCCGTTCGGCCCCTACCTGGCCGCCGCTGGGCTGATTGCGCTGATCTGGGGCAAAATGCTGGTCCAGAGCTATCTCGGCTTTCCGCTGTAG
- the yacG gene encoding DNA gyrase inhibitor YacG has protein sequence MVAIVNCPTCGKKVEWTEANKYRPFCSHRCKQIDLGAWAEEKYVIPSVEPVDDEESDGNSPS, from the coding sequence ATGGTAGCAATCGTCAATTGCCCGACCTGTGGCAAGAAAGTGGAATGGACCGAGGCCAACAAGTACCGCCCCTTCTGCTCCCATCGCTGCAAGCAGATCGACCTCGGCGCCTGGGCCGAAGAGAAATATGTGATTCCATCGGTCGAACCTGTGGACGACGAAGAGAGCGACGGGAACTCGCCCTCGTGA
- a CDS encoding aldo/keto reductase, with translation MEKRKLGRSGLEIAPLVFGGNVFGWTADEATSFGMLDRFTDAGLDAIDTADAYSRWVPGHVGGESETIIGKWLAADASRRGRITLITKVGVDLGPDKKGLSARRIVAAVEDSLRRLQTDHIDLYLSHYPDPATPIEETLGAYDTLLRQGKVRAIGCSNYDNAQLRAALDAADAGKLPRYTVLQPEYNLLDRAGFESSLRDLCIAEDLGVITYYSLASGFLSGKYRSADDLGKSARGGRVEKYLHPRGMRVLAALDAVAAEACAKPAEVALAWLIAQRGVTAPIASATSVEQVDSLVRSVSLALTAQQLSLLDQASQA, from the coding sequence ATGGAAAAACGCAAGCTCGGCCGTTCCGGCCTGGAAATCGCGCCGCTGGTATTCGGCGGCAATGTGTTCGGCTGGACCGCCGACGAGGCGACATCGTTCGGCATGCTGGACCGCTTTACCGACGCCGGCCTGGACGCGATCGATACCGCCGACGCCTATTCGCGCTGGGTGCCCGGCCATGTCGGCGGCGAATCCGAAACCATCATCGGCAAGTGGCTGGCGGCGGATGCGTCGCGCCGCGGCAGGATCACGCTGATCACCAAGGTCGGCGTCGACCTCGGGCCTGACAAGAAGGGCCTGTCGGCGCGCCGCATCGTGGCCGCGGTGGAAGACTCGCTGCGGCGGCTGCAGACCGACCACATCGACCTCTACCTGAGCCACTATCCCGACCCCGCCACGCCGATCGAGGAAACCCTGGGCGCCTACGACACGCTGCTCAGGCAGGGCAAGGTCAGGGCAATAGGCTGCTCCAACTATGACAATGCGCAGCTGCGCGCCGCGCTCGATGCGGCCGACGCCGGCAAGCTGCCGCGCTATACCGTGCTGCAGCCCGAGTACAACCTGCTCGACCGCGCCGGCTTCGAATCGTCGCTGCGCGACCTGTGCATCGCCGAAGACCTGGGCGTGATCACCTATTACAGCCTGGCTTCCGGTTTCCTGTCCGGGAAATACCGCTCGGCCGATGACCTCGGCAAGAGCGCGCGCGGCGGCCGTGTAGAGAAATACCTCCATCCGCGCGGCATGCGGGTGCTGGCGGCGCTGGATGCGGTCGCGGCCGAGGCTTGCGCGAAGCCGGCCGAAGTCGCGCTGGCCTGGCTGATCGCCCAGCGGGGCGTGACCGCGCCGATTGCCAGCGCCACTAGCGTCGAACAGGTCGACAGCCTGGTGCGCTCCGTCAGCCTTGCGCTGACAGCACAACAGCTCAGCCTGCTGGACCAGGCCAGCCAGGCTTGA
- the zapD gene encoding cell division protein ZapD, translating into MIVYEYPFNERIRTLLRLEDLYEKFLFFVRQAHPLQHHVALSTIFEMLEVAGRADLKSDLLQELERQKQTLLGFKANPNVQAEALDAVLDEVDSISAALIASGGKTGQNIRDNEWLMSIRGRTIIPGGACEFDLPAYYAWQHRPPQQRMEDISAWFAPMAPLFSALTFVLRLLRETGRPTKIIAQAGSFQQMLQGKVYQMLRLTLDERLGAIPEISANKYMLWVRFTTQDGDMKPRPYDHDVPFDLALCNF; encoded by the coding sequence TTGATCGTCTACGAATACCCTTTCAACGAGCGTATTCGCACGTTGTTGCGGCTGGAAGACCTCTACGAGAAATTCCTGTTCTTCGTTCGGCAGGCGCATCCGCTGCAACATCACGTGGCGCTGTCCACGATCTTCGAAATGCTGGAAGTGGCCGGCCGCGCCGACCTGAAATCGGACCTGCTGCAGGAACTGGAGCGGCAGAAACAAACGCTGCTTGGCTTCAAGGCCAACCCCAACGTGCAGGCCGAGGCACTGGACGCGGTGCTGGATGAGGTCGACAGCATCAGCGCGGCGCTGATCGCCTCAGGCGGCAAGACCGGGCAGAACATCCGCGACAATGAATGGCTGATGAGCATACGCGGCCGCACCATCATTCCCGGCGGCGCCTGCGAATTCGACCTGCCGGCCTATTACGCCTGGCAGCACCGGCCGCCGCAGCAGCGCATGGAAGACATCTCCGCCTGGTTCGCGCCGATGGCGCCGCTGTTTTCCGCGCTGACCTTCGTGCTGCGCCTGCTGCGCGAAACCGGCCGGCCCACCAAGATCATCGCCCAGGCCGGCAGCTTCCAGCAGATGCTGCAGGGCAAGGTGTATCAGATGCTGCGGCTGACGCTGGACGAGCGGCTGGGCGCGATTCCCGAGATCTCGGCCAACAAGTACATGCTCTGGGTACGCTTCACCACCCAGGACGGCGACATGAAACCCAGGCCCTACGACCACGACGTGCCGTTCGACCTGGCGCTGTGCAATTTTTGA
- a CDS encoding TonB-dependent receptor has protein sequence MNMLYAAPVLLLSSIAVAAAAEPGEKTLAPVVVESSLINPIGAADSATEGTVTGKQLENRPLQRTGALLEAVPGVIVTQHSGDGKANQYFARGFNLDHGTDFRTTVLGMPVNMPSHAHGQGYSDLNFIIPELVGTIQYKKGPYYAEEGDFASAGAAAFDYLRALPRGLLSVEAGEHRYRRALLANSSAMGPGTLLYAIEGAGQNGPWDRPEQYKRYNGVLSYSLKNGADETRVTAMAMQSSWNATDQVPQRALAGGLVGRYGAIDPTDGGSTARYSLSADWLGRYADGSARINAYLIRSRLDLYSNFTYALDDPINGDQFNQSERRTVGGFNAQRSWQHATAGLDMETTLGVQLRADRLSPVALYGTAAQQRLSTTRRDEVTERSAGIFASNTTRWLPWFRTVAGVRADHYGFDVTSNLPANSGKVDATIVSPKLAAIFSPAANSELYLNWGRGFHSNDARGVTGTVDPRTGTGRNADGEPVIRATPLVRTTGYEAGVRYSGLLPGLQTTLSVWRLLLDSELVFVGDAGTTEASRPSRRSGIELANYYVPAPGWIVDLDLSWSRAHFSDDDPAGSAIPGAVRRTAAFGVTGEQGRWSGGVRLRYFGGRPLVEDNTVRSPASTLLNARLAYALTPDVKVSLQILNLLDRRVSDIDYYYTSRLATEPAAVNDIHTHPAEPRTLRVGLAMKF, from the coding sequence ATGAACATGCTTTACGCAGCGCCCGTATTGCTTCTTTCGTCCATCGCTGTGGCTGCGGCGGCCGAACCCGGCGAGAAGACCCTGGCGCCGGTGGTGGTGGAATCGAGCCTGATCAACCCCATCGGCGCGGCCGATTCGGCCACCGAGGGCACTGTGACCGGGAAGCAGCTGGAGAACCGGCCGCTGCAGCGCACCGGCGCCCTGCTCGAAGCCGTGCCGGGCGTGATCGTCACCCAGCATTCCGGCGATGGAAAGGCCAACCAGTATTTCGCGCGCGGCTTCAACCTCGACCATGGCACCGACTTCCGGACCACGGTGCTGGGCATGCCGGTCAACATGCCCAGCCATGCCCACGGCCAGGGCTACTCGGACCTGAACTTTATCATTCCCGAACTGGTCGGCACGATCCAGTACAAGAAGGGGCCTTACTATGCCGAGGAAGGCGATTTCGCGTCCGCCGGCGCCGCCGCGTTCGACTATCTGCGCGCGCTTCCCCGCGGCCTGCTGAGCGTGGAAGCCGGCGAGCATCGTTACCGGCGCGCGCTGCTGGCCAATTCGTCGGCGATGGGCCCGGGCACGCTGCTGTATGCGATCGAGGGCGCCGGCCAGAACGGTCCCTGGGACCGGCCCGAACAGTACAAGCGCTACAACGGCGTGCTGTCCTATAGCCTGAAAAACGGTGCGGACGAGACCCGCGTCACCGCGATGGCGATGCAGTCATCCTGGAATGCCACCGACCAGGTGCCGCAGCGTGCGCTGGCTGGCGGCCTGGTTGGCCGCTATGGCGCGATCGACCCGACCGATGGCGGCAGCACTGCGCGCTACAGCCTGTCGGCCGACTGGCTGGGCCGCTATGCCGATGGCAGCGCCCGCATCAATGCCTACCTGATCCGCTCCAGGCTGGACCTCTACAGCAACTTCACCTATGCACTGGACGACCCGATCAACGGCGACCAGTTCAACCAGTCCGAGCGCCGCACCGTGGGTGGCTTCAATGCCCAACGCAGCTGGCAGCATGCAACGGCCGGCCTCGACATGGAGACCACGCTGGGCGTGCAGCTGCGCGCCGATCGCCTCTCCCCGGTGGCGCTGTATGGGACCGCCGCGCAGCAGCGGCTGTCCACTACCCGGCGCGACGAGGTGACCGAACGCTCGGCCGGCATCTTCGCTTCCAACACCACGCGCTGGCTGCCCTGGTTCCGCACCGTGGCCGGCGTGCGCGCCGACCATTACGGCTTCGATGTGACCAGCAATCTGCCCGCCAACTCCGGCAAGGTCGATGCCACCATCGTCAGCCCCAAGCTTGCCGCCATCTTCAGTCCCGCCGCCAACAGCGAGCTGTACCTGAACTGGGGCAGGGGCTTCCACAGCAATGATGCGCGCGGCGTCACCGGCACGGTGGACCCGCGCACCGGCACCGGCCGCAACGCCGATGGCGAACCGGTGATCCGCGCCACGCCCCTGGTGCGCACTACCGGCTATGAAGCCGGCGTGCGTTACAGCGGGCTGCTGCCCGGCCTGCAGACCACGCTGTCGGTCTGGCGCCTGCTGCTGGATTCGGAACTGGTTTTCGTCGGCGACGCCGGCACGACGGAAGCCAGCCGGCCGAGCCGGCGCAGCGGCATTGAACTGGCCAACTACTATGTGCCGGCGCCGGGCTGGATCGTCGACCTCGACCTGTCATGGTCGCGCGCGCATTTCAGCGACGATGACCCGGCCGGCTCGGCCATTCCCGGCGCGGTCAGGCGCACTGCGGCATTTGGCGTCACCGGCGAACAGGGACGCTGGTCGGGCGGCGTGCGGCTGCGGTACTTTGGCGGCCGGCCGCTGGTGGAGGACAATACGGTGCGCTCGCCAGCGTCCACGCTGCTCAACGCCAGGCTGGCCTATGCGCTCACGCCGGATGTGAAGGTCAGCCTGCAGATACTGAACCTGCTCGACCGCCGCGTCAGCGACATCGACTACTATTACACCTCGCGCCTGGCCACCGAGCCGGCTGCCGTCAACGATATCCATACCCATCCGGCCGAGCCCCGCACACTGCGGGTGGGGCTTGCAATGAAATTCTGA
- a CDS encoding DUF2145 domain-containing protein yields the protein MKAIQCLASLMLLACCAFSTAAHAGRNCDEKPPTVQAVTRGMALAERTREALDASGQDLVLLARVGQDLRKYGVQYSHLGFAYREPDGHGGHVWRVLHKLNECGSDHAAIYRQGLGQFFLSDPFRYEAAFAAPNREWQQKLLPFMRDKQRALQMHHRPYSMAAYAWATRYQQSNQYVIETMAAAMLPANASRMKAQAWLMAQDYEPATLRLDALTRLGGRISSANIAFDDHPNEKRYADRIETVTADSVFRWLERSGLGGRAQVIALTGPAR from the coding sequence ATGAAAGCGATCCAATGCCTTGCCAGCCTGATGCTGCTTGCCTGCTGCGCATTCAGCACCGCTGCCCATGCCGGCCGCAATTGCGATGAAAAGCCGCCGACCGTGCAGGCGGTCACGCGCGGCATGGCGCTGGCCGAGCGTACCCGCGAGGCGCTCGACGCCAGCGGCCAGGACCTGGTGCTGCTGGCCCGCGTCGGCCAGGACCTGCGCAAGTATGGCGTGCAGTATTCCCACCTGGGCTTTGCCTATCGCGAGCCGGACGGCCATGGCGGCCATGTATGGCGCGTGCTGCACAAGCTCAATGAATGCGGCAGCGACCATGCCGCCATATACCGGCAGGGCCTGGGCCAGTTCTTCCTCTCCGACCCATTCCGCTATGAAGCCGCGTTCGCAGCGCCCAACCGTGAATGGCAGCAGAAGCTGCTGCCATTCATGCGCGACAAGCAGCGCGCGCTGCAGATGCACCACCGGCCCTACAGCATGGCCGCCTATGCCTGGGCCACCCGCTATCAGCAGTCCAACCAGTATGTGATCGAGACCATGGCCGCGGCCATGCTGCCGGCCAACGCCAGCCGCATGAAGGCGCAGGCCTGGCTGATGGCGCAGGACTATGAGCCGGCCACGCTCAGGCTGGATGCGCTGACGCGGCTGGGCGGTCGCATCTCGTCGGCCAATATCGCCTTCGACGATCATCCGAACGAGAAGCGCTATGCGGACCGCATCGAGACTGTGACCGCCGACTCCGTGTTCCGCTGGCTTGAACGCAGCGGGCTGGGTGGCAGGGCACAGGTCATCGCGCTCACCGGCCCGGCACGGTAA
- a CDS encoding TRAP transporter large permease subunit yields the protein MTLAIFLGALIFFMILGMPIAFALVLTGVALMFHLDFFDAQIVAQNLLAGADNFPLMAVPFFILAGELMNAGGISKRIINLAVSMVGHLRGGLGYVAIAASVLLASLSGSAIADTAALATLLIPMMRDHGYPVPQSAGLISSGGIIAPIIPPSMPFIIYGVTTNTSISSLFLAGVVPGLLMGVVLIAVWARLVPKMNVKAQPKASWAERRHALIDGVWALMLPVLILGGLRGGLFTPTEAAVVAAVYSLVVSVFVYREVKAKDVVRLLVEAANTTAIVMFLCAAAVVSSYMVTLADLPALAIEMLQPLMGNPYVLMIAIMLLLLAVGIVMDLTPTILVMGPVLLPVAVKAGIDPIYFGVMFILVGTIGLITPPICTVLNVVCGVAKISMESATRGVWPFLMAYTALLALFIAFPGIITAPMVWFR from the coding sequence ATGACGCTCGCCATCTTCCTCGGCGCCCTGATCTTCTTCATGATCCTCGGCATGCCTATCGCCTTCGCGCTGGTGCTGACCGGCGTGGCGCTGATGTTCCATCTCGATTTCTTCGATGCGCAGATCGTCGCGCAGAACCTGCTGGCCGGCGCCGACAACTTCCCGCTGATGGCAGTGCCGTTCTTCATTCTGGCCGGCGAACTGATGAATGCCGGCGGCATTTCCAAGCGCATCATCAACCTGGCTGTGAGCATGGTCGGCCATCTGCGCGGCGGCCTGGGCTATGTCGCCATCGCCGCATCGGTGCTGCTGGCCAGCCTGTCGGGCTCGGCGATCGCCGACACCGCGGCACTGGCCACCCTGCTGATCCCGATGATGCGCGACCACGGCTATCCGGTACCGCAGAGCGCCGGCCTGATCTCGTCCGGCGGCATCATTGCGCCCATCATTCCGCCGTCGATGCCCTTCATCATCTATGGCGTCACCACCAACACCTCGATCAGCAGCTTGTTCCTGGCCGGCGTGGTACCGGGGCTGCTGATGGGTGTCGTGCTGATCGCCGTCTGGGCCAGGCTGGTGCCGAAGATGAATGTGAAGGCGCAGCCCAAGGCCAGCTGGGCCGAGCGTCGCCATGCGCTGATCGATGGCGTCTGGGCGCTGATGCTGCCGGTGCTGATCCTGGGCGGCCTGCGCGGCGGACTGTTCACGCCGACCGAGGCGGCCGTGGTGGCGGCCGTGTATTCGCTGGTGGTGTCCGTCTTCGTCTACCGCGAAGTCAAGGCGAAAGACGTGGTGCGCCTGCTGGTGGAGGCGGCCAACACCACCGCCATCGTGATGTTCCTGTGCGCCGCCGCCGTGGTGTCGTCCTACATGGTAACGCTGGCCGACCTGCCGGCGCTGGCCATCGAGATGCTGCAGCCGCTGATGGGCAACCCGTATGTGCTGATGATTGCCATCATGCTGCTGCTGCTGGCAGTGGGCATCGTGATGGACCTCACGCCCACCATCCTGGTAATGGGCCCGGTGCTGCTGCCGGTGGCGGTCAAGGCCGGCATCGACCCGATCTACTTCGGCGTCATGTTCATCCTGGTCGGCACCATCGGCCTGATCACGCCGCCGATCTGCACCGTCCTCAATGTGGTGTGCGGCGTGGCAAAGATTTCGATGGAGAGCGCAACCCGCGGGGTATGGCCATTCCTGATGGCCTATACCGCGCTGCTGGCGCTGTTCATCGCTTTCCCCGGCATCATCACCGCTCCCATGGTGTGGTTCCGTTAA
- a CDS encoding NUDIX domain-containing protein, which yields MTAPINVAVGILMRDNGDVLLGQRPEGKPYAGYWEFPGGKVEEYESIADALRREFVEELGITVVSAEPWCCVEHVYPHAHVRLHFYISREWQGEPQSLEGQAFSWQGSVDVEPLLPATIPLIEWLDRLRGKAGAL from the coding sequence ATGACTGCGCCGATCAATGTCGCGGTCGGCATCCTGATGCGCGACAACGGCGACGTGCTGCTGGGCCAGCGGCCGGAAGGCAAGCCGTATGCGGGCTACTGGGAATTCCCGGGCGGTAAGGTCGAAGAGTATGAATCCATCGCAGATGCCCTGCGTCGCGAGTTCGTCGAGGAGCTAGGGATCACGGTGGTGTCGGCCGAGCCATGGTGCTGTGTCGAGCATGTCTATCCGCATGCCCATGTGCGGCTGCATTTCTACATCAGCCGGGAATGGCAGGGCGAGCCCCAAAGCCTGGAAGGGCAGGCCTTTTCCTGGCAGGGCAGCGTCGACGTCGAGCCGCTGCTGCCGGCGACCATCCCGCTGATCGAGTGGCTGGACCGCTTGCGGGGCAAGGCTGGCGCACTCTGA
- a CDS encoding YiaA/YiaB family inner membrane protein, producing MKTIMIRDSGAWQMQVWISFAIAVFLCGVGLAYLPGADLDRVFMIMGYLFCLSNVFVLSKMVRDNQKARQGGRADTPMFRYVVWSGFLLAMALTAWGLLRMDINGTYKAFLGVAWLYLVTSAFTLAKMLRDRHEADLLECGGEDSAA from the coding sequence ATGAAAACCATCATGATTCGCGATTCCGGCGCATGGCAGATGCAGGTCTGGATCTCGTTTGCCATTGCCGTCTTTCTGTGCGGCGTCGGCCTGGCCTATCTGCCCGGCGCCGACCTCGACCGGGTGTTCATGATCATGGGTTACCTCTTCTGCCTGTCGAATGTGTTCGTGCTGTCGAAGATGGTGCGCGACAACCAGAAGGCGCGCCAGGGCGGCCGCGCCGACACGCCGATGTTCCGTTATGTGGTCTGGTCCGGCTTCCTGCTGGCGATGGCGCTGACCGCATGGGGCCTGCTGCGCATGGACATCAACGGCACCTACAAGGCATTCCTCGGCGTGGCCTGGCTGTATCTGGTGACCAGCGCCTTCACCCTGGCCAAGATGCTGCGCGACCGCCATGAAGCCGATCTGCTGGAATGCGGCGGCGAAGACAGCGCGGCCTGA
- a CDS encoding helix-turn-helix transcriptional regulator, translating into MSTTATLIDALKQELKTAGMTYATLAGKLGMAESSVKRMLARGEMPLSRLDAICAALKIDFADLARSVADARPLLAELTLAQEKAVVADKKLLLTAICVLSQWTLEQITAYYRMTEAETIARLVRLDRLGIIELRPLNRYRLKLAKTFRWRPHGPVMHFFREHALLDYFSGGFDREDESLMLVHGSISKSLAPSFIERMQRVAQDFAQAHQADQKLPAQHREGYTLLLAMRSWDFEGFEALRRR; encoded by the coding sequence ATGAGCACCACCGCCACCCTGATCGACGCGCTGAAGCAGGAACTGAAAACAGCCGGCATGACCTATGCCACCCTGGCCGGCAAGCTGGGCATGGCCGAGTCCAGCGTCAAGCGCATGCTGGCCAGGGGGGAAATGCCGCTATCGCGGCTGGATGCGATCTGCGCCGCATTGAAGATTGATTTCGCCGACCTGGCGCGCAGCGTGGCGGATGCAAGGCCGCTGCTGGCCGAACTCACGCTGGCGCAGGAGAAGGCGGTGGTGGCCGACAAGAAGCTTTTGTTGACGGCCATCTGCGTACTCAGCCAGTGGACGCTGGAGCAGATCACCGCCTATTACCGCATGACGGAAGCCGAGACCATCGCCCGGCTGGTGCGGCTGGACCGCCTCGGCATCATCGAGCTGCGTCCGCTGAACCGTTACCGGCTGAAGCTGGCCAAGACATTCCGCTGGCGGCCGCACGGCCCGGTGATGCACTTCTTCCGCGAGCATGCATTGCTCGACTATTTTTCAGGCGGCTTCGACCGGGAAGACGAGTCGCTGATGCTGGTGCACGGCTCGATCAGCAAGAGCCTGGCGCCGTCCTTCATCGAGCGCATGCAGCGGGTGGCGCAGGATTTCGCGCAGGCGCACCAGGCCGACCAGAAGCTGCCGGCGCAGCACCGGGAAGGCTATACGCTGCTGCTGGCCATGCGGTCGTGGGACTTCGAGGGATTCGAGGCGCTGCGCCGTCGATGA
- a CDS encoding TRAP transporter small permease: MKTLAPRLERLVEWLMALALAIMVVLVFGNVVLRYAFGSGLAWAEEVARLMFVWLIFLGAILALRHHAHIGVEMLQQRLSPKARRACAVVSHLFMLYALWLFLYGSWNQTVIGLDTYSTVLRFPNAFMASAGLLCAASMTLLVAVNLVRIITGSDKAVVPGDIPADQAAVGVIE; encoded by the coding sequence ATGAAAACCCTGGCGCCACGGCTTGAACGCCTCGTGGAATGGCTGATGGCGCTTGCGCTTGCCATCATGGTGGTACTTGTATTCGGCAACGTGGTCCTGCGCTATGCGTTCGGCTCGGGACTGGCATGGGCGGAGGAAGTCGCGCGCCTGATGTTCGTCTGGCTGATCTTCCTGGGCGCGATCCTGGCATTGCGCCACCATGCCCATATCGGCGTCGAAATGCTGCAGCAGCGGCTCTCGCCCAAGGCGCGGCGCGCCTGCGCGGTGGTGAGCCACCTGTTCATGCTGTACGCGCTGTGGCTGTTCCTGTACGGCAGCTGGAACCAGACCGTGATCGGCCTGGACACCTATTCCACCGTGCTGCGCTTTCCGAATGCCTTCATGGCCTCGGCCGGCCTGCTGTGCGCGGCGTCGATGACGCTGCTCGTGGCGGTCAACCTGGTGCGCATCATCACCGGCAGCGACAAGGCCGTGGTGCCCGGCGACATTCCCGCTGATCAGGCAGCCGTGGGGGTGATCGAATGA